A single Dermacentor variabilis isolate Ectoservices chromosome 9, ASM5094787v1, whole genome shotgun sequence DNA region contains:
- the Rab7 gene encoding RAS oncogene family member Rab7, whose translation MSSRKKVLLKVIILGESGVGKTSLMNQYVNKKFSNQYKATIGADFLTKEVMVEDRLVTMQIWDTAGQERFQSLGVAFYRGADCCVLVFDVTVPGSFKALESWRDEFLIQASPRDPENFPFVVIGNKVDLDNRGVSTKRAQGWCQSKNGIPYFETSAKEALNVEQAFQTVAKNALAQETDVELYNEFPDQIKLTNEQKPRSQGCC comes from the exons GGTGGGCAAGACTTCGCTGATGAACCAGTATGTGAACAAGAAATTCAGCAATCAGTACAAGGCCACCATTGGTGCCGACTTCCTCACCAAAGAAGTCATGGTCGAAGACAGGCTCGTCACCATGCAG ATCTGGGACACGGCTGGCCAGGAGCGATTCCAGTCGCTGGGCGTTGCTTTCTACCGGGGCGCCGACTGTTGCGTGCTGGTGTTCGACGTCACAGTGCCAGGCAGCTTCAAGGCACTCGAGTCGTGGCGCGATGAGTTTCTCAtccaggcctcgcctcgggaccccGAGAACTTCCCGTTCGTTGTCATCGGCAACAAGGTCGACCTCGACAACCGGGGG GTGTCCACCAAACGGGCCCAGGGTTGGTGCCAGTCCAAGAATGGCATCCCATACTTTGAGACGAGTGCCAAGGAGGCCCTGAATGTGGAGCAGGCTTTCCAGACTGTGGCCAAGAACGCCCTTGCCCAGGAGACGGACGTGGAGCTCTACAACGAGTTCCCCGACCAGATCAAGTTGACGAACGAGCAGAAGCCACGCAGCCAGGGCTGCTGCTAA